Proteins encoded within one genomic window of Setaria italica strain Yugu1 chromosome IV, Setaria_italica_v2.0, whole genome shotgun sequence:
- the LOC101786203 gene encoding aluminum-activated malate transporter 10, translated as MAGAAAHQQTAADGGAEWRVAVPAALHAEHENTKGSRRACCAPALSSLLFSWAAAPMHRTVGFAAAAWRWLLSLAAAARDRIFGVARTAWKIGADDPRKVAHGFKMALALTLCSVFYYVQPLYVFTGHNAMWAVLTVVVVFEYTVGGCLYKGLNRAMATVTGGALALGVQWIASKSGKEFEPFILSGSLFVFASSATYSRFIPTMKARFDYGVTIFILTYTLVAVGGYRVDEVAFMAQHRLTTIAIGAAICFAVCALIFPVWAGQELHDQVARNMDKLAAAVEGCVEDYFSEADASNGEIPVRRAPSERSQGYRAVLNAKASEDSLANLARWEPAHGDFRFRHPYPLYQKIGAAMRCCAYCIDALAAAAAGSEAQEPAHVKKHLAGACVALGRHCAAVLREASGSIASMTRSGRLALVVGDMNRAAEELRDELRCLAALLEEDDSSNADAEHEQSTDAPEPAPPLIEVLPLFTTASLLLEICTRAEGVVSAVDNLATTARFKKAGHDEGNTLDVEAAVPAAMSTTLTAEVPQETHAKVAVDNEKAETAIDLSSDQTPRDKVGELIKALTRRRSTKKWARGDTKVSPKPPLDFAVHAPSPRSSRSMELTGHAQVVPSPRHHHHRSAELAGHPLVAPSPRNRSVDFVNNGPVLPSPRNRSMDFANHGPVLPSPRHRSILGMA; from the exons ATGGCAGGGGCAGCAGCTCACCAGCAaaccgccgccgacggcggcgccgagtGGAGGGTGGCCGTTCCGGCCGCCCTCCACGCCGAGCACGAGAACACCAAGGGCAGCCGGCGGGCGTGCTGCGCGCCGGCATTGTCGTCGTTATTATTctcgtgggcggcggcgccgatgcACAGGACGGTCGgcttcgccgcggcggcgtggcggtggctgctgtcgctggcggccgcggcgcgggacAGGATCTTCGGCGTCGCCCGGACGGCGTGGAAGATCGGCGCCGACGACCCTAGGAAGGTGGCGCACGGGTTCAAAATGGCGCTCGCGCTCACCCTCTGCTCCGTGTTCTACTACGTCCAGCCGCTCTACGTCTTCACCGGCCACAACGCCATGTGGGCCGTCTTAacggtcgtcgtcgtcttcgagTACACTGTTG GCGGTTGTTTGTACAAGGGGCTGAACAGGGCCATGGCGACGGTGACCGGCGGCGCGCTGGCCCTCGGCGTGCAGTGGATCGCCAGCAAGTCTGGCAAGGAGTTCGAGCCATTCATCCTCAGTGGATCTCTGTTTGTTTTTG cctCGTCGGCCACCTACTCCCGGTTCATCCCGACGATGAAGGCCCGATTCGACTACGGCGTCACCATCTTCATCCTCACCTACACCCTCGTGGCCGTCGGGGGCTACCGCGTTGACGAGGTGGCCTTCATGGCGCAGCACCGGCTGACGACCATCGCCATCGGCGCCGCCATCTGCTTCGCCGTCTGCGCGCTCATCTTCCCGGTCTGGGCGGGGCAGGAGCTGCACGACCAGGTCGCCCGCAACATGGacaagctcgccgccgccgtcgagggcTGCGTCGAGGACTACTTCTCGGAGGCCGACGCCAGCAACGGGGAGATCCCGGTGAGGCGGGCGCCCTCGGAGAGGTCGCAGGGGTACCGCGCCGTGCTGAACGCCAAGGCGTCGGAGGACTCGCTGGCCAACCTGGCGAGGTGGGAGCCCGCGCACGGCGACTTCCGCTTCCGCCACCCGTACCCGCTGTACCAGAAGATCGGCGCCGCCATGCGCTGCTGCGCCTACTGCATcgacgcgctcgccgccgccgccgccggctcggaGGCCCAGGAACCGGCGCACGTCAAGAAGCACCTCGCCGGCGCCTGCGTTGCCCTGGGCCGGCATTGTGCCGCCGTGCTCCGCGAGGCCTCCGGCTCCATCGCCTCCATGACGCGGTCCGGCCGTCTCGCCCTCGTCGTGGGCGACATGAacagggcggcggaggagctgaGAGACGAGCTGAGATGCCTCGCCGCGCTACTGGAAGAAGACGACTCCTCGAACGCAGATGCAGAGCACGAGCAGAGCACCGATGCGCCGGAACCGGCGCCACCGCTCATCGAGGTGCTGCCCCTGTtcaccaccgcctccctccTGCTAGAGATCTGCACGAGAGCGGAGGGTGTCGTCAGCGCCGTCGACAACCTGGCCACGACGGCGAGGTTCAAGAAAGCCGGCCACGACGAGGGGAACACGCTGGACGTCGAggcggccgtgcccgccgccatGAGCACCACCCTCACAGCGGAAGTGCCACAAGAGACGCACGCTAAGGTCGCCGTCGACAACGAGAAGGCGGAGACGGCGATCGACCTGAGCTCCGACCAAACACCCCGGGACAAGGTTGGCGAGCTCATCAAGGCGCTGACGCGGCGGCGCAGCACCAAGAAGTGGGCGCGCGGCGACACCAAGGTGTCGCCGAAGCCGCCGCTGGATTTTGCGGTCCACGCACCAAGCCCGAGGAGCAGCAGGTCCATGGAGCTCACGGGCCACGCGCAGGTGGTGCCAAGCCCgaggcaccaccaccaccgctccGCCGAGCTCGCCGGCCACCCGCTGGTAGCACCCAGTCCGAGGAACCGGTCCGTGGACTTCGTCAACAATGGGCCTGTCCTGCCAAGCCCAAGGAACCGGTCCATGGACTTCGCCAACCATGGGCCTGTCTTGCCTAGCCCCAGGCATCGCTCCATCCTTGGGATGGCCTGA